Proteins from one Eretmochelys imbricata isolate rEreImb1 chromosome 28, rEreImb1.hap1, whole genome shotgun sequence genomic window:
- the GUCY2D gene encoding retinal guanylyl cyclase 1: MPPAWFGVHSFLLRLSNHPRWGRRRPQAPLLWLLLLGWPAWVQPATFKVGVMGPWTCDPIFAQALPEVAAKLAVGRLNKDPTMNQGYWFDYVLLNEECQTSQALVALVKAERYASGFVGPLNPGSCGAAGPLGRAWNKPVFSWACLNGDAEVERWGTFARPLPRASAILYAVLQFFRWAHVAVVTSRQDLWVEVGQGLASSLREFGLPVGVVTTMEPGADGARNALRRVQRADNVRVVVMCMHSVLLGGEEQRLLLEKAEDLRMTDGTFIFIPYDALTYSLPYRRTPYPVLGNNTKLRLAYDAVLTVTIDAPERGFREAFQDAQRAHELPAHLDPAQVHPLFGTIYNSIYYLAKAVERTQQAGRWVMGSSVAEHARDFQLDGFCQPLAADEDGDPVVSYIILDTDGKGNHLWPTYSVATGPEGLRYMGHAIHWPHSASPGTDSSCWFDPTSVCSGGVDPSFILLLFILVSSLIVGGTVLAYYIRRRILHAQLVKGPNKIILTMDDLTFIHTQSSNKKMDESRTSLAGKSVSDMRSFKSLAAAPDNTNMAVAEGDEKQKCNSHVPFLLLLFNNQGLVAAVQGDWVWLKKFPGEKHTEIKPATKTSFCKLRDLRHENVNLFLGFFYDCGVFAIVSEHCSRGSLEDLIRNQDMKLDWMFKSSLLIDLIKGMKYLHHREVVHGRLKSRNCVVDGRFVLKVTDHGYNELLEAQKVPHDPPRPEDRFWTAPELLRDPSLERKGTFRGDVYSISIIMQEVICRSAPYCMLDMPADEIIRKVEKPPPLCRPSVSVDQAPLECIQLMKQCWSEQPERRPTVDQIFDQFKSINKGRKTNIIDSMLRMLEQYSSNLEDLIRERTEELEIEKQKTDKLLTQMLPPSVAQALKMGTPVEPEYFEEVTLYFSDIVGFTTISAMSEPIEVVDLLNDLYTLFDAIIGSHDVYKVETIGDAYMVASGLPHRNGNRHAGEIANMSLDILSAVGSFRMRHMPDVPIRIRIGLHSGPCVAGVVGLTMPRYCLFGDTVNTASRMESTGLPYRIHVNIRTVTILHSLKEGFKLDVRGKTELKGKGVEDTYWLVGRDGFNKPIPTPPDLQPGASNHGISLDEIPEDRRKKLEKARQNK; the protein is encoded by the exons ATGCCTCCCGCCTGGTTCGGTGTCCACAGCTTTCTGCTGCGCCTCTCCAACCACCCCAGGTGGGGACGCCGGCGGCCCCAGgcccccctgctctggctcctgctcctgggctggCCCGCCTGGGTCCAGCCTGCCACCTTCAAGGTGGGGGTGATGGGGCCCTGGACCTGCGACCCCATCTTCGCCCAGGCCTTGCCCGAGGTGGCCGCCAAGCTGGCCGTGGGGCGGCTCAACAAGGACCCCACCATGAACCAGGGCTACTGGTTCGACTACGTGTTGCTGAACGAGGAGTGCCAGACCAGCCAGGCGCTGGTGGCCTTGGTCAAGGCCGAGCGCTATGCCTCGGGCTTCGTGGGGCCGCTCAACCCGGGGTCCTGCGGGGCGGCCGGACCGCTGGGCCGGGCCTGGAACAAGCCCGTCTTCTCCTGGGCCTGCCTGAACGGGGACGCCGAGGTCGAGCGGTGGGGCACCttcgcccggcccctgccccgggccTCGGCCATCCTCTACGCTGTCCTCCAGTTCTTCCGCTGGGCCCACGTGGCTGTGGTCACCTCCCGGCAGGACCTgtgggtggaggtggggcagggcctggccagCTCCCTGCGCGAGTTCGGCTTGCCCGTGGGCGTGGTGACCACCATGGAGCCCGGGGCCGACGGGGCCCGGAATGCCCTGCGGAGGGTGCAGAGAGCCGACAACGTCAGAG TGGTGGTGATGTGCATGCATTCGGTGCTGCTGGGCGGGGAGgagcagcgcctcctgctggagaAGGCCGAGGACCTGCGCATGACGGACGGCACCTTCATCTTCATCCCCTACGACGCGCTGACATACAGCCTGCCCTACCGCCGGACCCCCTACCCCGTGCTGGGCAATAACACCAAGCTGCGGCTGGCCTACGACGCCGTGCTCACCGTCACCATCGATGCCCCCGAGCGCGGCTTCCGCGAGGCTTTCCAGGACGCCCAGCGGGCGCACGAGTTGCCGGCTCACCTGGACCCCGCACAG gTGCACCCGCTCTTCGGCACCATCTACAACTCCATCTACTACCTGGCCAAGGCGGTGGAGCGCACGCAGCAGGCCGGCCGCTGGGTGATGGGCTCCAGCGTCGCCGAGCATGCCCGGGACTTCCAACTGGACGGCTTCTGCCAGCCGCTGGCAGCCGACGAGGATGGCGACCCCGTGGTGAGCTACATCATCCTTGACACGGACGGCAAAGGGAACCACCTCTGGCCCACCTACAGCGTGGCCACGGGGCCCGAGGGGCTGCGCTACATGGGGCATGCCATCCActggccccacagtgccagccccGGCACCGACTCGAGCTGCTGGTTCGACCCAACATCTGTCTGTTCTGGGG GGGTGGACCCCAGCTTCATCCTGCTGCTCTTCATCCTGGTTTCCAGCTTGATTGTTGGGGGAACGGTTCTTGCTTATTACATCAG GCGCCGGATCCTGCACGCCCAGCTGGTGAAGGGGCCCAACAAGATCATTCTGACCATGGACGACTTGACCTTCATCCACACCCAGAGCAGCAACAAA AAGATGGACGAGAGCCGCACCAGCCTGGCGGGGAAGAGTGTCTCTGACATGAGGAGCTTCaagagcctggcagctgccccTGACAACACCAACATGGCTGTCGCCGAG GGAGATGAGAAGCAAAAATGCAACAGCCacgtccccttcctcctccttttgtTTAACAACCAAGGGCTAGTGGCAGCCGTGCAG GGTGACTGGGTTTGGCTCAAGAAGTTCCCAGGGGAAAAGCACACAGAGATCAAGCCAGCCACCAAAACCAGCTTCTGCAAG CTCCGGGACCTCCGGCATGAGAACGTGAACCTGTTCCTGGGGTTCTTCTACGACTGTGGGGTGTTCGCCATCGTCTCGGAGCACTGCTCCCGCGGCAGCCTGGAGGACCTCATCCGCAACCAGGACATGAAGCTCGACTGGATGTTCAAGTCCTCCCTGCTCATCGACCTCATCAAG gGGATGAAGTATCTCCATCACCGGGAGGTGGTCCACGGGCGGCTGAAGTCACGGAACTGCGTGGTGGATGGGCGCTTCGTGCTGAAGGTGACGGACCACGGCTACAACGAGCTGCTGGAGGCCCAGAAGGTCCCGCACGACCCGCCCAGGCCCGAAG ATCGGTTCTGGACGGCGCCGGAGCTGCTGCGGGACCCGTCGCTGGAGCGCAAGGGCACCTTCCGCGGGGACGTCTACAGCATCTCCATCATCATGCAGGAGGTGATCTGCcgcagcgccccctactgcatgCTGGACATGCCGGCCGACG AGATCATCCGGAAGGTGGAGAAGCCCCCCCCGCTCTGCCGGCCCTCGGTCTCGGTGGACCAGGCCCCGCTGGAGTGCATCCAGCTGATGAAGCAATGCTGGAGCGAGCAGCCCGAGCGGCGGCCCACCGTCGACCAGATCTTCGACCAG tTCAAGAGCATCAACAAGGGCCGGAAGACCAACATCATCGACTCCATGCTGCGCATGCTGGAGCAGTACTCCAGCAACCTGGAGGACCTGATCCGGGAGCGGACGGAGGAGCTGGAGATCGAGAAGCAGAAGACGGACAAGCTGCTCACCCAGATGCTGCCGCC GTCGGTGGCACAGGCTCTGAAGATGGGGACTCCGGTGGAGCCCGAGTACTTCGAGGAGGTGACGCTCTACTTCAGCGACATCGTGGGCTTCACCACCATCTCGGCCATGAGCGAGCCCATCGAGGTGGTCGACCTGCTCAACGACCTCTACACCCTCTTCGATGCCATCATTGGCTCCCACGATGTCTACAAG GTGGAGACCATCGGAGACGCCTACATGGTGGCCTCGGGGCTGCCCCATCGGAATGGGAACCGGCACGCGGGCGAAATCGCCAACATGTCGCTGGACATCCTGAGCGCCGTCGGCTCCTTCCGCATGCGCCACATGCCCGACGTGCCGATCCGCATCCGCATTGGCCTGCACTCCG GGCCCTGCGTGGCTGGCGTGGTGGGGCTCACCATGCCCCGGTACTGCCTCTTCGGGGACACCGTCAACACCGCCTCCCGCATGGAGTCCACCGGCCTGC cttaCCGGATCCACGTGAACATCCGTACGGTCACCATCCTGCACTCGCTAAAGGAGGGATTCAAATTGGACGTTCGGGGCAAGACGGAGCTCAAG GGCAAAGGTGTAGAAGACACATACTGGCTGGTGGGACGAGACGGATTCAACAAACCCATCCCTACGCCCCCCGACCTGCAGCCGGG GGCGAGTAACCACGGCATCAGCCTGGACGAGATCCCCGAGGACCGGCGGAAGAAGCTGGAGAAAGCCCGGCAGAACAAGTAG